A stretch of DNA from Deltaproteobacteria bacterium:
TTTGTCGATTTTGTTTCTTTATCTGATCAACCGAGGCGAAAATTGGTTTCGTAAATAGTCATGGCAACCGCGCAATCCAATCGCTCACCTCTCGCCACGACATTCCACACGCCGTTGGCCGTGCAAATTCTCACGCTCCTCGGCGTCATCGCCGTCTGGGAAGTCATCGGCCGTACCGACTTGCTGTTTCCCGATCTTTTTCCTTCGATCATAGAAATTCTCCAATCGCTGTGGACCTACGTCACCACACCGGTGATGATCCCGCATATCAAAGCCAGCCTCTACGAAGTCGGCGGCGCCATCGCCATCGCCGCGCTCGCCGGCGTGCCACTGGGAATTTTGTGGGGCAGCAAACACAGTTGGCTGGAAATCGTCGAGCCACTGATTCTCTACGCCGCGGTGGTGCCCAAGATCGTCATCTTTCCGGTATTCATTTTGTTTCTCGGCATCGACGTGTATTCAAAACTCGCCGTCGGCGCCATCGCCGCGTTCTTTCCAATCTCGCTTTTGACCATCGCCGGCATGCGCGAGGTAAAAAAAGTCTACGTCGACGTCGCCCGCACCATCGGCGCCAGCCCGTGGCAGATAGCTAAAAATGTTTATCTCCCAGCCATCGCTGGCCAAGTCTTCACCGGCATCCGAATCGGCCTCGGCGCCGCCGTCACCGGCGCGCTGTTGGCGGAAACCAAAATCGCCAAAGCCGGCTTGGGCTTCATGATCGTCGAGTACTACGGCCAGTTCCGCATCGCCGACATGTACGCGCTGCTGCTGTTCATCTTCATCCTCGCATCGCTCGCCAATTGGGCGATGAAATCACTTTTCGGCTGGCTCTCGCCAATCTCCCGCCGCGGCGGCGACGCCGGAATGTACTTTTAGCCTTGCGCTCGCAACACCCCAAGTGAAAATCATCGTCACCGCCAAACGCACCAAGCCGTAGGGGCAAGGCATGCCTTGCCCTTCCGAACCCTTCGTGGTGTAAGATTCATTGCGCAGAAAAGTGAAACGCGACTGTCATGCGAAAATTACTCATCTGGCTGCGGAAAGTTTTAGGCACCACCCAACTGGCCCGGCTGTTCTACCGCCACTTGCCGTCGGCCAAACGCTGCAAAGAATGCATGGTGCCGTTCCTCGGTCTGTTCGCGCTGCCGTTTCGCTTGCTGCAGATCCGCCCGTCGCGCAAAAATCCTCATCTGTGCACGCTTTGATACGAGCTCGCTCCTCCGGGCGGGGAGACTAAAAACATCTCGGTGCTGTTCGTCGACGTGCGCGGCTTCACTTCACTCGTGGAACAA
This window harbors:
- a CDS encoding ABC transporter permease; amino-acid sequence: MATAQSNRSPLATTFHTPLAVQILTLLGVIAVWEVIGRTDLLFPDLFPSIIEILQSLWTYVTTPVMIPHIKASLYEVGGAIAIAALAGVPLGILWGSKHSWLEIVEPLILYAAVVPKIVIFPVFILFLGIDVYSKLAVGAIAAFFPISLLTIAGMREVKKVYVDVARTIGASPWQIAKNVYLPAIAGQVFTGIRIGLGAAVTGALLAETKIAKAGLGFMIVEYYGQFRIADMYALLLFIFILASLANWAMKSLFGWLSPISRRGGDAGMYF